One part of the Saprospiraceae bacterium genome encodes these proteins:
- a CDS encoding T9SS type A sorting domain-containing protein, with protein MRINIQISLFLVFIFCQPHVSYAQLVAAGGRHSLAICSDSTVHSWGYNGYGQLGNGRILEENKGVKVTGLSGIIQVAGGLFHSLFVKQDGTVWACGRNPLGPLGDGTIENKTTPVQVVGLTNIIQAAGGGEHSLFLKNDGSVWASGLNSSGQLGDGTNINKTIAVKLATLSDIVQVAAGAEFSLFLKKDGTVWACGHNGFGQFGNGTISSKNIPIQIPGLSGIKQISAGEWHSLFVTERGEVYSSGRNNYGQLGDGSTLDKKSATLISSLTEIIQAEAGGIHSVFIKNDGSVWSCGLNSGGNNDGQLGDGTNIDKATPVQVISSWGADKIIRAEATREHSLYLTETGQIWASGRNNYGQLGNSVFSNSNSHTSVHSSSICQILPLNTTQNNNNRIKYILYPNPTKSHISLKFDIPLHEAKLLIYNSIGNKVKQYNSIFGYEIKCNLHNIPFGIYYFQLMQNNKTISNGKIAISD; from the coding sequence TTTGTTCAGATAGTACGGTTCATTCCTGGGGTTACAATGGATATGGTCAATTAGGAAATGGGCGTATTTTAGAGGAAAATAAAGGGGTTAAAGTAACTGGATTATCCGGGATCATTCAAGTCGCTGGAGGATTATTTCACTCACTCTTTGTTAAACAGGATGGCACCGTTTGGGCCTGTGGCCGAAACCCTTTAGGTCCACTTGGTGATGGTACTATTGAAAATAAAACGACGCCTGTTCAAGTAGTTGGCTTAACGAATATTATTCAAGCAGCTGGTGGGGGTGAACATTCCCTTTTTTTAAAAAATGATGGTAGCGTTTGGGCCAGTGGTTTGAATTCCTCCGGTCAATTAGGGGATGGCACCAATATCAATAAAACAATTGCCGTTAAGCTTGCCACGCTTTCAGATATTGTACAAGTTGCCGCAGGTGCTGAATTCTCCCTTTTCTTGAAAAAAGATGGCACCGTTTGGGCTTGCGGACATAATGGTTTTGGTCAATTTGGAAATGGAACCATAAGCTCAAAAAATATCCCAATACAAATTCCTGGGCTTTCTGGAATTAAACAAATATCTGCTGGTGAGTGGCATTCGCTTTTTGTAACAGAACGAGGGGAGGTGTATTCTAGTGGACGAAATAATTATGGTCAGTTGGGTGATGGAAGTACTCTTGATAAAAAATCAGCAACACTAATAAGTAGCTTAACAGAAATAATTCAAGCAGAAGCTGGCGGTATTCATTCTGTTTTTATAAAAAATGATGGATCCGTTTGGTCTTGTGGATTGAATAGCGGAGGTAATAATGATGGTCAGCTGGGTGATGGAACTAACATTGACAAAGCTACTCCTGTGCAGGTCATTTCTTCTTGGGGCGCTGACAAAATAATAAGAGCTGAAGCTACCCGAGAACATTCTTTGTATCTAACAGAAACGGGACAAATTTGGGCTAGTGGTAGAAATAATTATGGACAATTGGGAAATAGCGTTTTTTCAAATTCAAATTCGCATACTTCAGTTCATTCAAGTTCTATATGTCAAATACTCCCGCTTAATACCACTCAGAATAATAACAATCGAATAAAGTATATCCTCTATCCAAATCCTACAAAATCCCATATTAGTTTAAAGTTTGACATACCATTGCATGAAGCAAAATTATTAATCTATAATTCAATAGGCAATAAAGTAAAACAATATAATTCAATTTTTGGGTATGAAATTAAGTGTAATCTTCACAATATACCATTTGGGATTTATTATTTTCAATTGATGCAAAATAATAAAACCATTTCGAATGGAAAAATCGCAATCAGTGATTAA